One Coccinella septempunctata chromosome X, icCocSept1.1, whole genome shotgun sequence genomic window carries:
- the LOC123321316 gene encoding dnaJ protein homolog 1: MGKDYYKILGISKGASDDDIKKAYRKLALKYHPDKNKSPGAEERFKEVAEAYEVLSDKRKRDIYDAYGEDGLKGGVPGNAGNGGPSNFSYTFHGDPKATFAQFFGNASPFHAFFDMGGPNRMFGFHDDEMDVDDPFASVGLGGPPRGGPGGAFRSHSFNVHTPNRSKDKIQDPPIEHDLYVSLEDITKGCTKKMKISRKVLQPDGSTKKEDKVLTINVKPGWKAGTKITFQREGDQGRNKIPADIVFIIRDKPHPHFKREGSDIRYTAKITLKQALCGCTIEVPSMTPGVTKPLHFTTEIVKPNTVKRIQGYGLPLPKEPSRRGDLIVNFDIKFPDHLTQSARDILYDTLPDN, translated from the exons ATGGGAAAAGATTACTACAAGATTCTAGGAATATCTAAAGGTGCGAGTGATGATGACATCAAGAAAGCCTATAGGAAATTAGCTCTAAAATACCATCCAGACAAGAACAAATCACCAGGAGCAGAGGAAAGATTCAAGGAAGTAGCTGAAGCGTACGAAGTTTTGTCTGATAAGAGAAAACGGGATATCTACGATGCCTATGGAGAAGATGGTCTCAAAGGTGGAGTGCCCGGAAATGCAGGAAATGGTGGTCCTAGCAACTTCAGCTACACTTTCCACGGGGATCCAAAAGCTACATTTGCTCAATTCTTTGGAAATGCCAGTCCTTTCCACGCCTTCTTTGACATGGGTGGACCAAACAGAATGTTCGGTTTCCACGATGACGAAATGGACGTTGATGATCCGTTCGCCTCTGTTGGTCTTGGTGGACCACCAAGAGGTGGTCCAGGAGGAGCTTTCAGAAGTCATTCCTTCAATGTTCATACTCCTAATAGATCCAAAGACAAAATACAAGATCCGCCTATAGAACACGACTTGTATGTTTCTTTAGAGGATATCACCAAAGGCTGCACCAAGAAGATGAAGATCAGTAGAAAAGTACTTCAGCCAGATGGTAGTACAAAGAAAGAAGACAAGGTGTTGACCATCAATGTCAAACCTGGATGGAAGGCTGGCACAAAAATCACATTCCAAAGGGAAGGCGATCAGGGAAGGAATAAAATACCTGCAGACATAGTATTCATTATCAGGGATAAACCTCACCCGCATTTCAAGAGGGAAGGCAGCGATATTCGATATACTGCTAAAATTACACTAAAACAG GCCCTTTGCGGTTGTACCATTGAAGTTCCTAGCATGACACCTGGAGTCACAAAACCACTGCACTTCACAACTGAAATTGTTAAACCAAACACAGTAAAAAGAATTCAAGGATATGGTCTTCCACTACCAAAAGAACCATCCAGAAGAGGAGATTTGATAGTCAACTTCGATATAAAATTCCCAGACCATCTCACCCAATCTGCAAGAGATATTCTCTATGATACCCTTCCTGAtaattaa